A window from Primulina eburnea isolate SZY01 chromosome 2, ASM2296580v1, whole genome shotgun sequence encodes these proteins:
- the LOC140824273 gene encoding uncharacterized protein has product MWKASKDIIPTDVNLLSHHIPILGTCSLCNYHYASTSHCLLFCLAIKDVWKHTPFWYCLKKHRDASFLDCALYVAKRFNQEEFELFVILCWAIWRETCLHKHEAEGKSMQFRVDWVYAFLDSIRYSSLKCIVSVCASQTSTDHLWKPPSPNLLRLDVDAGFDTMRNKFSVGAIIRDSRGVTRGAHALIICNPGSVLAAEILAIRCGIDLCLQVDVSSVCIFSDSKEAVRLVLNPDLDTGPWGALALEVNSMFLENHFVSIKHMHRSVNSVAHSLAHKAFNSSSNLLWQVENILSWLYSIVNQDLPI; this is encoded by the coding sequence ATGTGGAAAGCTTCAAAAGATATTATTCCGACTGATGTTAATTTGCTTTCTCATCATATTCCAATTCTTGGGACTTGCTCACTTTGCAATTATCATTATGCCTCTACTAGTCATTGTCTCCTTTTCTGTttggctattaaggatgtttggAAACACACTCCTTTTTGGTACTGTCTGAAAAAACACCGTGATGCTTCCTTTCTTGATTGTGCTTTATATGTGGCAAAGAGATTTAACCAAGAGGAATTCGAATTGTTTGTGATCCTTTGTTGGGCGATCTGGCGGGAAACTTGTTTGCATAAGCATGAAGCCGAGGGTAAGAGCATGCAATTTAGAGTGGATTGGGTTTATGCATTTCTAGATTCGATTCGCTATTCCAGTTTAAAGTGTATTGTCTCAGTATGTGCCTCACAAACCTCAACAGATCATTTATGGAAACCGCCTAGCCCTAATTTACTTCGGCTAGATGTTGATGCGGGGTTCGATACCATGCGTAATAAGTTTAGTGTGGGTGCGATAATTAGAGATTCACGGGGAGTAACTAGAGGTGCACATGCTCTTATCATCTGTAATCCTGGTAGTGTCCTTGCAGCTGAAATCCTGGCTATTCGTTGTGGTATAGATCTTTGTCTACAGGTGGATGTTTCTTCTGTTTGTATTTTCTCAGACTCCAAGGAAGCGGTTCGTTTAGTTCTCAATCCAGATTTGGACACTGGTCCTTGGGGTGCATTGGCTCTTGAAGTTAATTCTATGTTCCTAGAGAATCATTTTGTATCAATCAAGCATATGCATCGTTCTGTCAATTCCGTGGCACACTCTCTTGCTCATAAAGCATTCAATAGCTCATCTAATTTACTTTGGCAAGTTGAAAATATTCTATCTTGGCTTTATAGTATTGTAAATCAGGATCTACCGATTTGA
- the LOC140824676 gene encoding copper transporter 6-like encodes MNGGGHMPQPPNSTMTMMGHRHMIMHMTFFWGRNAEILFHGWPGYDRLGMYFLSLAVVFFFAMFVEWLSHGNIIHEASRHGAVAGLLQSLVYALRVGLAYLVMLAVMSFNAGVFLVAIAGHSVGFFFFGSMAFKKPAPANYGTNTDLPPMSCC; translated from the coding sequence ATGAACGGCGGCGGACATATGCCTCAGCCACCCAACAGCACCATGACGATGATGGGCCACCGCCACATGATCATGCACATGACCTTCTTCTGGGGCAGAAACGCCGAGATTCTATTCCACGGATGGCCAGGCTACGATCGTCTCGGTATGTACTTCCTCTCGCTGGCTGTGGTCTTTTTCTTTGCCATGTTTGTGGAGTGGCTGTCTCATGGCAACATCATCCACGAAGCCTCCCGCCATGGCGCGGTGGCGGGGCTGCTGCAGTCTCTCGTGTATGCGTTGAGGGTGGGTCTGGCTTATCTTGTTATGCTCGCCGTCATGTCTTTCAACGCCGGCGTGTTTCTCGTGGCTATCGCCGGACATAGTGTGGGGTTTTTCTTCTTCGGGAGCATGGCTTTCAAGAAACCGGCGCCGGCGAATTACGGAACGAATACCGATCTTCCTCCGATGAGCTGCTGTTAA
- the LOC140823091 gene encoding copper transporter 6-like, with the protein MNDGDHMHGMAPPTSGGSSNDSMSTMNPSHMLMHMTFFWGKNAEILFDGWPGYDRLGMYILALVVVFLFALFVEWLSHCSILRETSGRGGAAVGLVQTAVHALRIGLAYLVMLAVMSFNAGVFLVAVAGHTLGFFLFGSTVFRKLREDGEKTAGRPPIC; encoded by the coding sequence ATGAACGACGGTGACCATATGCACGGCATGGCTCCGCCGACCAGCGGCGGCTCTTCTAACGACAGCATGTCAACGATGAACCCCAGCCACATGTTGATGCACATGACCTTCTTCTGGGGAAAGAACGCTGAGATCCTATTCGACGGCTGGCCCGGCTACGATCGGCTTGGCATGTATATTCTCGCCCTGGTAGTTGTCTTTCTGTTCGCCCTTTTCGTGGAGTGGCTGTCTCATTGTAGTATCCTCCGAGAAACATCGGGCCGCGGTGGGGCTGCGGTGGGGTTGGTGCAGACTGCCGTGCACGCGTTGAGGATTGGCTTGGCTTATCTTGTCATGCTGGCCGTTATGTCTTTCAACGCCGGCGTTTTCCTGGTTGCTGTTGCCGGGCACACCTTGGGTTTTTTCTTGTTCGGGAGTACGGTTTTTAGGAAGCTGCGGGAGGATGGAGAAAAGACGGCGGGCCGTCCTCCCATTTGTTGA